A stretch of the Vigna radiata var. radiata cultivar VC1973A chromosome 7, Vradiata_ver6, whole genome shotgun sequence genome encodes the following:
- the LOC106769068 gene encoding mitotic spindle checkpoint protein MAD1: MILRTPPPSKRPRGGGDADGDGNGQLVIYEDPPESSQEPSASEHMLCTYQCRQMVKSDFIEALSKAENQARDYQSKFETLEDNFKKVESERKKFVDQFLYAEQELAAAKGREQALQEQLLKEVTESQERLRKQIQLNSELQVKLQNEMNLRKKAESQASSAEEKTTSLEGKLGHLAESIEREKKRLHDEQSQLKSDSKLSISRISANLEQMECRANNAEREAELLKEQLKHLKDQLDECLHQKIELERKVSSLMFEEVASTESNVLVKHLQQELRNYESEVREARKLRSSHENIDLLKEKLLEEKSHRERAESELSKLQDIQLNMKKLEDQISSWRMMITDIPGVTCFEDLPVKFAALQKEVICSTQKEGEITARLKQMEVALDATEIGKQNAEAESALAKEKAEVLISEVKRLELMLAVVTEERNKLRNGAFKNVETLDASKNESESFLTKKDDCIKELESTLHDQRLINSRQLEEIKLLNEKLHSETRRVKSLERESDRLRSEISLLEAKLGHGDFSAANTKVLRMVNTLTVDNEAKQTIEALQTELQKTKEKLKAVEELKSQSGEAGKLVDSYISDKMLKLKEQIATLEKREERYKTVFADRISVFRRACCELFGYKIVMDEHHRPNGIPVTRFTLQSIYAQSDDEKLEFEYESGNTNILANHYTSLPEVSRQVEIFIRKMNSIPAFTANITVESFNKRTLS, from the exons CACCTATCAGTGTCGCCAGATG GTCAAATCAGATTTTATTGAAGCCTTAAGCAAAGCTGAAAATCAAGCTCGTGATTATCAATCAAAATTTGAGACATTGGAGGATAATTTCAAAAAAGTTG AATCCGAGAGGAAGAAATTTGTGGACCAATTCTTATATGCAGAACAGGAGCTTGCAGCTGCAAAAGGGCGCGAACAGGCACTCCAGGAACAACTTTTGAAGGAGGTCACTGAGTCTCAAGAACGATTAAGGAAACAAATTCAATTGAACAGCGAACTCCAG GTAAAGCTCCAAAATGAGATGAACCTTCGCAAAAAAGCTGAGTCTCAGGCTTCTTCAGCAGAGGAGAAAACGACATCTTTAGAAGGAAAGCTAGGCCATCTCGCAGAAAGTatagaaagggaaaaaaagCGACTTCATGATGAGCAGTCACAACTGAAAAGTGACTCAAAGTTATCGATTTCTAGAATATCTGCAAAT cTTGAACAAATGGAATGCAGAGCTAATAATGCTGAGAGAGAAGCAGAGCTGCTAAAAGAACAACTGAAACATCTTAAGGATCAACTTGATGAG TGTTTGCACCAAAAGATTGAACTTGAAAGAAAAGTATCTAGTTTAATGTTTGAAGAAGTTGCTTCTACAGAGAGTAATGTTTTAGTCAAGCATTTGCAACAGGAGCTTCGGAACTAT GAATCTGAAGTTAGGGAAGCGCGAAAACTGAGATCAAGTCATGAGAACATTGACCTTTTGAAGGAGAAATTATTGGAGGAAAAGAGTCACCGGGAAAGGGCAGAATCAGAGCTATCCAAGTTACAGGATATCCAGTTAAACATGAAAAAGTTAGAGGATCAAATATCATCGTGGAGAATGATGATCACAGACATACCTGGTGTCACATGTTTTGAGGACTTGCCTGTTAAATTTGCAGCTTTACAGAA AGAAGTCATTTGTAGTACACAGAAGGAGGGCGAGATAACTGCTCGCTTGAAACAAATGGAGGTGGCTCTAGATGCTACTGAAATTGGTAAACAAAATGCTGAAGCTGAGTCCGCATTGGCTAAAGAGAAAGCAGAAGTATTGATATCAGAAGTTAAACGACTTGAATTAATG CTTGCTGTTGTTACTgaggaaagaaataaattaagaaatggtGCTTTCAAGAATGTTGAAACTCTGGATGCATCAAAAAAT GAATCTGAATCATTTCTTACGAAGAAAGATGATTGCATTAAAGAATTAGAAAGTACCTTGCATGATCAGAGATTGATTAATAGTCGTCAATTAGAGGAAATAAAGTTACTTAATGAAAAGTTGCACAGTGAAACAAGAAGAGTGAAGTCATTGGAGAGGGAGAGTGACCGACTCCGATCAGAGATTTCATTACTAGAGGCAAAG CTGGGTCACGGTGATTTTTCTGCTGCTAATACAAAAGTTCTGCGTATGGTGAATACACTTACTGTTGATAATGAGGCCAAACAAACGATAGAGGCACTGCAAACAGAGCtgcaaaaaacaaaagagaagtTAAAAGCTGTGGAAGAATTGAAAAGTCAATCAG GAGAAGCTGGAAAGCTAGTAGATAGCTACATATCGGATaagatgttgaaattaaaagagCAAATTGCAACACTTGAGAAACGAGAAGAAAG ATACAAGACCGTGTTTGCAGACCGAATTTCAGTTTTCCGGAGGGCATGCTGTGAGCTTTTTGGTTACAAG ATTGTGATGGATGAACACCATCGACCAAATGGAATACCGGTGACAAGATTTACCTTGCAATCCATTTATGCACAAAGTGATGATGAGAAGCTTGAATTTGAATATGAATCAGGGAATACTAACATTTTG GCAAATCATTATACATCTCTGCCCGAGGTTTCTCGTCAG GTGGAGATATTCATCCGGAAGATGAATTCAATTCCTGCTTTCACTGCCAACATAACGGTGGAGTCTTTCAATAAAAGAACCCTGTCTTAA